In a genomic window of Planctomycetaceae bacterium:
- a CDS encoding ThuA domain-containing protein, which translates to MNRITAALFSFLLLLTPSSPAAEPIRALIVDGQNNHAVWPQTTQMMKSYLEESKLFTVEIATAAPRGTDPNFHPDFSKFNVVISNFGHGAAPWPAETQKSFEQFVQNGGGFVVIHAADNSFPEWPAYNEMIGLGGWGGRNQKSGPYVYVNDNGDLVRDTTEGKGGNHGAQWEFPVVIRDTEHPITKGMPREWLHTKDELYDQLRGPAVNMQILATAESQVTHRHEPMMFTIRYGNGRIFHTPMGHAEYSQECVGFITTLLRGTEWAATGKVTIPIPDDFPTADQTRSRKPAN; encoded by the coding sequence ATGAACCGAATAACAGCGGCACTCTTCTCCTTCCTGTTACTGCTCACGCCTTCTTCACCCGCAGCCGAACCCATCAGGGCACTGATCGTTGACGGGCAGAATAACCACGCTGTGTGGCCACAGACGACTCAAATGATGAAGTCCTATCTGGAAGAATCGAAACTGTTCACGGTTGAAATCGCCACCGCTGCTCCCAGGGGAACCGACCCGAATTTCCATCCGGACTTCTCAAAGTTCAACGTTGTGATCAGTAACTTCGGACACGGAGCAGCCCCCTGGCCTGCGGAAACTCAGAAGTCCTTTGAACAATTCGTTCAGAACGGCGGTGGTTTCGTCGTGATCCATGCGGCAGACAATTCATTTCCGGAATGGCCCGCATACAACGAAATGATTGGCCTTGGTGGCTGGGGCGGACGAAATCAAAAGAGTGGTCCGTACGTCTATGTCAATGACAATGGCGACCTGGTTCGCGACACAACCGAAGGGAAAGGCGGCAACCACGGCGCGCAATGGGAATTTCCAGTGGTCATTCGCGACACCGAACATCCCATCACCAAAGGGATGCCTCGCGAATGGTTGCACACAAAGGATGAGCTATACGACCAGCTGCGCGGGCCCGCCGTGAACATGCAGATTCTCGCCACCGCCGAATCACAGGTCACGCACCGCCACGAACCCATGATGTTCACCATTCGCTACGGCAATGGCCGAATCTTTCACACACCCATGGGCCATGCCGAGTATTCGCAGGAATGTGTCGGCTTCATCACCACGCTGCTGCGTGGGACCGAATGGGCTGCGACCGGCAAAGTCACGATTCCAATTCCGGACGACTTTCCGACAGCCGACCAAACCCGCAGTCGCAAACCAGCAAATTGA
- a CDS encoding type 1 glutamine amidotransferase domain-containing protein produces the protein MSGQPALPLSNRSFLCFVGDDYEDLEVWYPKLRLIEAGAQFICAGHEADHVYHGKHGYPCRSDIAIHGIDTSFYDGLICAGGWMPDKLRRDQEVLRIVREFAEADKVVAAVCHGGWMPISAKVYQGIKVTGSPGIKDDLINAGAIFEDASVVIDRHFISSRRPDDLPDFCRAIIQHFAS, from the coding sequence ATGTCCGGTCAACCAGCGCTCCCACTTTCAAATCGATCATTTCTCTGTTTCGTTGGCGACGACTACGAAGACCTGGAAGTCTGGTATCCAAAACTTCGCCTTATCGAAGCAGGTGCGCAATTCATCTGTGCCGGCCATGAGGCAGATCATGTTTACCATGGCAAACACGGATATCCCTGCCGTTCTGACATCGCAATCCATGGCATCGACACGTCCTTCTATGACGGACTCATTTGTGCCGGTGGATGGATGCCGGACAAACTTCGGCGTGACCAGGAAGTGCTGCGAATTGTCCGCGAGTTCGCTGAAGCAGACAAAGTCGTCGCGGCCGTTTGTCACGGCGGGTGGATGCCGATTTCTGCAAAGGTCTATCAGGGTATCAAAGTCACAGGTTCGCCTGGAATTAAAGATGACCTGATCAACGCCGGAGCGATTTTTGAAGATGCCAGCGTTGTCATTGATCGGCATTTCATCAGTAGCCGACGTCCGGATGACCTTCCGGATTTCTGCCGGGCAATCATCCAGCATTTTGCATCGTGA
- a CDS encoding alpha/beta hydrolase, giving the protein MGHQRFVLSSRIPVLFRLCGALVLAGCNMPDAPILTEPRIGIHYDTSYEKMASSGRTLPLLEGVWEPYYETLAEPVCVQSWKDSHSTWEILFATNRGRARSQATGHYGNDVLTRPDFGVSSVQLPHRKRGKEPARNPGKLSFASLIRKDAKREEHLAVVERAESISSSEFDRKLHEQIARSRQKDVLLFVHGFNVDFDSSLIRTAQLGLDIPFNGALVAYSWPTQGGVLNYEGDESINEASVAPFTEFLSRMIERLPEDARLKIIVHSMGNRIVLKGVSQLAAANRSSGRRKPIQTLCLCAPDVGVSDYRDLIPAVNQCCDRVVLYANGGDGALKISRSLHLEQRSGDAEVPAAISGVDLIDCSAVDFSFLGHSYFSGNVSVLADLFCVLKENKSPSQCPHLKQKQTSSGDEYWVFDQHPHRVLWSWHFEDPAEDPFKDQAE; this is encoded by the coding sequence ATGGGCCATCAGCGATTTGTTTTGTCTTCCCGGATCCCGGTCTTGTTCCGGCTCTGCGGTGCTCTTGTCCTGGCCGGGTGCAACATGCCGGATGCCCCGATACTCACGGAACCGAGGATTGGCATTCATTACGATACCAGCTACGAAAAGATGGCCTCTTCCGGCAGGACGTTGCCACTTCTGGAAGGTGTCTGGGAGCCATATTACGAGACGCTGGCGGAACCGGTTTGCGTTCAGTCATGGAAGGATTCGCATTCGACATGGGAGATTCTGTTCGCGACGAATCGAGGCAGGGCGAGGTCCCAGGCAACTGGTCATTATGGCAATGATGTTCTGACACGCCCGGACTTTGGCGTATCGTCAGTTCAGCTTCCTCATCGGAAGCGTGGAAAAGAGCCAGCGAGAAACCCCGGGAAGCTGAGTTTCGCATCTTTAATTCGTAAGGATGCGAAGCGGGAGGAGCATTTGGCGGTTGTGGAGCGAGCAGAATCAATTTCCAGTTCGGAATTCGATCGGAAACTCCATGAACAAATCGCTCGATCACGTCAGAAGGACGTTCTTTTATTTGTGCATGGTTTCAATGTCGATTTTGATTCCAGCCTGATTCGAACCGCGCAGTTGGGACTGGATATCCCTTTCAACGGCGCTTTGGTTGCTTACAGCTGGCCGACGCAGGGCGGTGTCCTGAATTATGAAGGCGATGAAAGTATTAACGAAGCGTCTGTCGCGCCGTTCACAGAGTTCCTGTCCCGAATGATTGAACGACTGCCGGAAGATGCTCGGCTGAAGATCATCGTCCACAGCATGGGGAATCGGATTGTTCTGAAGGGAGTGAGCCAGCTGGCGGCAGCGAACAGATCGTCTGGCCGGCGTAAGCCAATCCAGACATTGTGTCTTTGTGCTCCGGATGTCGGTGTTTCAGACTACCGCGATCTGATCCCTGCTGTGAATCAATGTTGCGACCGCGTCGTACTCTACGCCAATGGTGGTGATGGCGCGCTGAAGATCTCTCGAAGTCTGCATCTCGAACAGCGGTCAGGGGATGCTGAAGTTCCCGCTGCCATCAGCGGAGTTGATCTGATCGATTGTTCGGCCGTGGATTTCAGTTTTCTTGGCCACAGTTACTTCAGCGGCAACGTGAGTGTGCTGGCGGATCTGTTCTGTGTTCTGAAGGAGAACAAGTCTCCATCACAATGTCCGCATCTGAAACAAAAACAAACCAGCAGCGGTGATGAATACTGGGTGTTTGACCAACATCCGCACCGCGTCCTGTGGTCGTGGCACTTTGAAGATCCGGCGGAAGATCCGTTTAAGGATCAGGCGGAATAG
- a CDS encoding glycosyltransferase family 4 protein: protein MSQDGSSLATHLKIHSDSDQQPVAVRSNDDANLIVTDIHPRITGVGSTIRTLAPHIHSLEPMMMVSPRTVSGIPRTGIIGAIAACLKKPVDRPFRIWHARRNKEMLLGLLIKHLFRGRIRLVMTSCALRRHSWFPRQLLGSMDAIIATSDEAASYVRNVVATIPHGVDCDRFQPAEDRLAAFRQLNFPGQRGISIAGRIRPEKGTDLFVDAMIALLPQFPDFTACIAGRATVEHEAFLRHLKSRIEKAGLTDRFVWAGEVPYDQMAGFHSAMSLCVAPARYEGFGLVPLEAMACGVPVVASRTGCYSDVIVPQVTGELVPCDDLPALIQALNSLMANPDRLDQMGQVGRIQVEQNYSAKLEAARINEVYRQLWENAA from the coding sequence TTGAGCCAGGATGGATCCAGCTTAGCCACGCATCTCAAAATCCATTCCGATTCGGACCAGCAACCTGTTGCCGTCCGGTCGAATGATGATGCCAACCTGATTGTGACGGATATTCATCCACGGATTACCGGCGTCGGATCCACAATCAGAACACTTGCCCCGCACATTCATTCGCTCGAACCCATGATGATGGTCTCCCCGCGAACAGTCAGTGGCATTCCAAGAACCGGAATCATTGGAGCGATCGCCGCGTGTCTGAAGAAACCAGTGGATCGACCATTCCGCATCTGGCACGCCCGCAGAAACAAGGAAATGCTGCTGGGCCTTCTGATCAAGCATTTGTTTCGAGGAAGAATTCGTCTGGTAATGACGTCATGCGCCCTGCGGCGACATTCCTGGTTTCCCCGCCAGTTACTGGGTTCCATGGACGCAATTATTGCAACCAGCGATGAGGCAGCCAGCTACGTTCGCAACGTTGTCGCAACAATCCCCCACGGAGTCGACTGTGATCGGTTTCAACCAGCCGAAGATCGACTCGCGGCCTTTCGACAGTTGAACTTCCCCGGTCAGCGCGGTATTTCGATTGCCGGAAGGATTCGGCCGGAAAAAGGAACCGACCTGTTTGTCGATGCGATGATCGCGCTGCTACCTCAATTCCCGGACTTTACGGCGTGTATCGCAGGTCGAGCGACAGTGGAACACGAAGCCTTTCTGCGTCATCTGAAATCGCGAATCGAAAAAGCTGGTCTGACAGATCGATTCGTCTGGGCAGGAGAAGTGCCCTACGACCAGATGGCTGGATTTCACTCCGCCATGTCGCTTTGTGTCGCGCCGGCCCGCTACGAAGGTTTCGGACTGGTACCGCTTGAAGCCATGGCCTGTGGTGTGCCAGTCGTTGCTTCACGAACGGGTTGCTACAGTGACGTGATCGTACCGCAGGTAACGGGAGAGCTCGTCCCCTGCGACGATCTTCCCGCACTGATTCAGGCACTGAATTCATTGATGGCAAATCCTGACCGACTCGACCAAATGGGCCAGGTGGGTCGAATTCAAGTGGAACAGAACTACTCCGCAAAACTGGAGGCGGCACGAATTAACGAGGTCTACCGCCAGCTGTGGGAGAATGCAGCATAG